The following are from one region of the Methanoculleus caldifontis genome:
- a CDS encoding ArsR family transcriptional regulator, with the protein MTGHIKILNDPVELVPLLITFNNADYKRIYELLNKTWLTEEELVAYAAGPVVTECLSILRKGNLIEEQWRMPRPGEKPTKEYRTTYSKFRASFQCTMGDIGDLLHIAVSNDEGLRTIVDSVEQEIVAGTTSIGDISRKYGVSPIFIKGLAKRIPGLDVKGQGMVLLDRPQ; encoded by the coding sequence TTGACGGGGCATATTAAGATTCTTAATGATCCAGTTGAGCTTGTTCCTCTCCTTATAACATTCAATAACGCCGATTATAAACGGATCTACGAACTCTTAAACAAGACCTGGTTGACCGAGGAGGAGCTCGTCGCCTACGCCGCCGGTCCGGTGGTGACCGAGTGCCTCTCCATCCTCCGGAAGGGAAACCTGATCGAAGAGCAGTGGCGGATGCCAAGGCCGGGTGAGAAGCCGACGAAGGAGTACCGGACGACGTACAGCAAGTTCCGGGCCAGTTTCCAGTGTACCATGGGCGATATCGGGGACCTGCTCCACATCGCCGTCTCAAACGACGAAGGCCTCCGCACGATCGTGGACTCGGTCGAACAGGAGATCGTAGCAGGGACCACCTCAATCGGCGATATATCCCGGAAATACGGTGTCAGCCCGATCTTCATCAAGGGGCTGGCGAAGAGGATCCCCGGTCTCGACGTGAAAGGGCAGGGAATGGTGTTGCTTGACCGGCCTCAGTGA
- a CDS encoding PAS domain S-box protein, producing MASCKHAPTIPDAPPAAPRTSGRTLLPAFALLPGLPGEVWASPVAMLAGLFVFGIAFGLLGVWLKERDVAARIAGIGAEVEAAREGGGAPARLPADGSDPVAAFAGGINLMLEDLEHSRQELRESRDRYRLLFDSGNDFLLVCAVGREGTPYRILDANALACRCLGYSREELLAVAPQAVILIRSDGTRDDHRLHSADLMPRYGERIPVEATIHRISLDGAPAALIIARDVTERRQAEKELIEYRYRLEELVTQRTNELRAANESLRREIRERERIEREKAEAYRQIERNIEQFAVLTDHIRNPLQVVQGMADLIEDERAAQIREQVGRIKEILRQLDDGWVESEKVREYLKRYR from the coding sequence ATGGCTTCCTGCAAGCACGCACCCACGATCCCGGATGCCCCTCCTGCGGCCCCCCGTACCTCCGGCCGTACCCTCCTTCCTGCATTCGCCCTCCTGCCCGGCCTTCCAGGGGAGGTCTGGGCCTCCCCGGTCGCCATGCTCGCCGGGCTCTTCGTCTTCGGCATCGCCTTCGGGCTGCTCGGGGTCTGGCTCAAGGAACGGGATGTAGCCGCCCGCATCGCCGGTATCGGTGCGGAGGTCGAGGCCGCCAGGGAAGGAGGCGGCGCCCCGGCCCGTCTCCCCGCGGACGGGAGCGACCCGGTCGCGGCGTTCGCCGGCGGGATCAACCTGATGCTCGAGGATCTGGAACACTCCCGGCAGGAACTCCGGGAGAGCAGAGACCGCTATCGTCTCCTCTTTGACAGCGGCAACGATTTTCTGCTCGTCTGCGCGGTCGGGAGGGAAGGCACCCCCTACCGGATACTGGATGCGAATGCGCTCGCCTGCCGGTGCCTCGGTTACTCCCGCGAAGAACTGCTCGCCGTCGCTCCGCAGGCAGTCATCCTCATCCGAAGCGACGGCACGCGGGACGACCACCGCCTCCACAGCGCCGACCTGATGCCCAGGTACGGCGAACGGATCCCCGTCGAAGCGACCATCCACCGTATCAGCCTTGACGGCGCCCCGGCGGCCCTCATCATCGCCCGGGACGTGACGGAACGGCGGCAGGCCGAGAAGGAGCTGATAGAGTACCGCTACCGCCTCGAAGAACTCGTGACGCAGCGGACCAACGAACTCCGGGCGGCGAACGAGAGCCTCCGGCGCGAGATCAGGGAGCGGGAGCGGATCGAGCGGGAGAAGGCGGAGGCATACCGGCAGATCGAGCGGAACATCGAGCAGTTCGCGGTCCTGACCGACCACATCAGAAACCCCCTCCAGGTCGTCCAGGGGATGGCCGACCTCATCGAGGACGAGCGGGCGGCACAGATCCGCGAGCAGGTCGGCCGGATAAAAGAGATCCTCCGGCAGCTCGACGACGGCTGGGTGGAGTCGGAGAAGGTGCGGGAGTATCTCAAGCGCTACCGCTAA
- a CDS encoding class I SAM-dependent methyltransferase, whose translation MKVADILEVDGCRLVEPSFAELTIDSCTALLLEAGADEARFLVDEDEEPLALALHDGTGWRAASFLFRDPNLAAIECFEALDGEIYQEKREAWLSAVREYYSMELSATTVPAFEDLRPEREEMIRDLIREVWGDRAGTLCLDCCCGSGVGTAALRADGVRALACDNDPALLALGLAKGRLVPEDTMCIDARVAADYIAPVPLGVAFMAGEIYSYNADLWEKIITELLDLTDETLVTVGTEAEAARVEGWCAGRDVEVFENRRDPIYDRWCCVARRA comes from the coding sequence ATGAAGGTTGCAGATATCCTTGAGGTCGACGGGTGCCGGCTGGTTGAACCGTCGTTTGCCGAACTGACGATAGACTCCTGTACAGCCCTCCTGCTTGAGGCTGGGGCGGATGAGGCCCGGTTCCTGGTGGACGAAGACGAGGAGCCGCTCGCCCTCGCGCTGCACGACGGGACGGGCTGGCGGGCCGCTTCGTTCCTCTTCCGCGACCCGAACCTTGCGGCGATCGAGTGCTTCGAGGCGCTTGACGGCGAGATCTACCAGGAGAAGCGGGAGGCATGGCTCTCGGCGGTCCGCGAGTATTACAGCATGGAACTCTCGGCAACCACCGTCCCCGCCTTCGAAGACCTCCGTCCCGAACGTGAGGAGATGATCCGCGACCTCATCCGCGAGGTCTGGGGCGACCGGGCTGGGACGCTCTGCCTCGACTGCTGCTGCGGGTCGGGTGTCGGCACCGCGGCCCTCCGGGCGGACGGGGTGCGGGCGCTCGCCTGCGACAACGACCCGGCTCTCCTCGCGCTCGGCCTCGCGAAGGGCCGCCTTGTGCCGGAAGACACCATGTGCATCGACGCACGGGTCGCGGCCGACTATATCGCACCGGTGCCTCTCGGCGTTGCGTTCATGGCCGGAGAGATCTACTCCTACAACGCCGACCTCTGGGAGAAGATCATCACGGAACTCCTCGACCTCACCGACGAGACGCTCGTCACCGTCGGGACCGAGGCCGAAGCGGCGCGGGTAGAGGGGTGGTGCGCCGGGAGGGACGTCGAGGTCTTCGAGAACCGCCGCGACCCGATCTATGACCGGTGGTGCTGCGTCGCACGGCGGGCCTGA
- a CDS encoding lectin like domain-containing protein: MFAPQNPHFLDYQERSFEGAGLLTLDGSRHLYGYAPSPVDLSHLRADPGFQAPARGSRYDLRDSGRVTPVKDQGYYGTCWAFASLASLESTGVPAFGTKDYSEKHMANLNGFDSEVDDGGDNLMATAYLTRWGGPVYEEEDPYPGNFKWTASPAGLTGRVHSQEVLFLPCDITRMKEAVVEKGALFTGFRVNLSSFAETPSSTSYYYNGSSDLRIEGSHAVTIVGWDDTFDRSKFATAPPGDGAFICKNSWGTGWGDDGYFYISYYDDSFNNSLAQPAVFTAEPTTNYDTVYQYDPYGWTSSCTIHEPGEWAYAANVFQATGNEKVAAAGFYTPAMDSEYSISIYRGQETLTTQSGTIEDAGFHTIALDNPVRVRVGETFTVCLALKTPGYDYPIIVEKPITGYSSNADASPGESYVSGDGSNWIDISEQNMNVCIKAYTRSIPPPDFTANVTAGPAPLTVQFTDTSTDDPSSWSWDFGDGQTSTEQHPVHTYVLPGNHTVTLSTNDGAETCTEPGYIKVTPVLFGDANEDGAVNQADTLVVLQEVVGLREQPAAGTGRFWRTDVDTNGMIEVGDALFIAQYNVGLRNVWFELL; the protein is encoded by the coding sequence GTGTTTGCCCCGCAGAATCCGCATTTTCTCGATTATCAGGAGAGATCCTTCGAGGGAGCCGGGCTCCTGACGCTCGACGGGAGCAGGCACCTGTACGGCTACGCCCCGTCCCCTGTGGACCTCTCTCACCTCCGGGCAGACCCTGGCTTCCAGGCACCGGCCCGGGGGTCACGCTACGACCTGCGGGACTCCGGCCGGGTCACCCCGGTGAAGGACCAGGGGTATTACGGCACCTGCTGGGCCTTCGCGTCTCTTGCATCGCTTGAATCGACAGGGGTCCCGGCGTTCGGTACCAAGGACTACTCGGAGAAGCATATGGCGAACCTCAACGGGTTCGATTCTGAGGTCGATGACGGGGGCGATAACCTCATGGCGACGGCCTACCTCACCCGCTGGGGAGGGCCCGTCTATGAGGAAGAGGACCCGTATCCCGGAAATTTCAAGTGGACCGCTTCCCCCGCCGGACTCACCGGGAGGGTTCACTCCCAGGAGGTGCTCTTCCTTCCCTGCGACATTACCCGGATGAAGGAGGCGGTAGTAGAGAAGGGAGCGCTGTTCACAGGCTTCCGGGTGAATCTTTCCAGCTTCGCGGAGACCCCGTCCTCCACGTCGTATTACTACAACGGGAGCTCCGATCTCCGGATAGAGGGCAGCCATGCGGTCACCATCGTCGGGTGGGACGACACCTTCGATCGGTCGAAGTTTGCCACGGCACCGCCCGGAGACGGCGCCTTCATCTGTAAGAACAGCTGGGGGACCGGGTGGGGGGACGACGGATACTTCTACATCTCATACTACGACGATTCGTTCAACAATTCCCTCGCACAGCCTGCAGTCTTCACCGCTGAACCGACGACCAACTACGATACCGTCTACCAGTACGACCCCTATGGATGGACGAGTTCATGCACGATACACGAGCCAGGTGAGTGGGCCTACGCTGCGAATGTGTTCCAGGCAACCGGGAACGAAAAGGTCGCTGCCGCAGGGTTCTACACCCCGGCGATGGACTCAGAATACTCCATCTCCATCTACCGCGGCCAGGAGACTTTGACTACGCAGAGCGGGACGATCGAGGACGCGGGGTTCCACACGATTGCGCTGGACAACCCGGTTCGGGTCCGGGTAGGAGAGACCTTCACGGTCTGTCTGGCTCTGAAGACGCCGGGATACGACTATCCGATAATCGTTGAAAAACCGATAACCGGTTACTCGTCGAACGCCGATGCCTCCCCGGGGGAGAGTTACGTCAGCGGCGACGGGTCGAACTGGATCGACATCTCCGAGCAGAACATGAATGTCTGCATTAAGGCCTACACCCGGTCGATCCCGCCTCCCGACTTCACGGCGAACGTCACCGCCGGCCCGGCGCCCCTCACGGTCCAGTTCACCGATACCTCGACAGACGACCCGTCGTCCTGGTCGTGGGACTTCGGCGACGGGCAGACCTCGACGGAGCAGCACCCCGTCCACACCTATGTCCTCCCCGGCAACCACACCGTCACGCTCTCGACGAACGACGGCGCAGAGACCTGCACAGAGCCCGGCTACATCAAAGTCACCCCGGTCCTCTTCGGTGACGCGAACGAGGACGGCGCGGTCAACCAGGCCGACACCCTCGTCGTCCTCCAGGAGGTCGTGGGCCTCCGGGAGCAGCCTGCCGCCGGCACCGGCCGATTCTGGCGGACGGACGTCGACACGAACGGCATGATCGAGGTCGGCGATGCCCTCTTCATCGCCCAGTACAACGTCGGGCTCCGGAACGTCTGGTTCGAGTTACTCTGA
- the hypF gene encoding carbamoyltransferase HypF produces the protein MRTRGTIIIRGIVQGVGFRPFVYAMARKFGITGTVKNLGSEVEIHACGERFEEFLEAVSRGTPLSRIDFIDVQDLRGCQTEGFTILESGSGSLSGFIPADVATCDDCIADIFTSGGRYEGYWATSCVNCGPRYSIITAIPYDRERTSMVEFPTCPDCESEYTDPSCRRHHAQTIACAACGPRLALYRADGTPVAAADPVREAAALLDGGAIVAIRGIGGFHIACTEEAAPELKRRLGRTEQPLAVMATAGEVERIAVVSDEEREVLRSLERPIVVLEKKDHASHPGISNLHTIGCMLPYTGLHHLLFARLAHPLLVMTSANLPGYPMITDLSVALGRLSGEVDYILTHDRRIVNRCDDSVVRDGYIIRLSRGFAPKRAAIDLGDACILGVGPELNANVSVYRNGFCITSPHVGNVRNPQTLAYLQETTEKIGGLVGARYDVIVHDLHPQFLSTRYAKEIAEAAGAELLAVQHHRAHIAAATREECVGIAIDGVGYGDDGTIWGGEVFAGRVPHLDRVAHLEVVPMPGGDLATRFPERMLYGILPTSGVRDLLASRGWSEIELAVLSRQVERGLNVAATSSTGRVLDAAAALLGICRERTYDGEPAMKLESAAYAGRASAWDLVFSRNDGREVLSTRSLLAEAYRRSAVGERTNDVAASFQYNLARGVAAMAVRAAEERGIPRVALSGGVVYNRAIRETIAGEVRAAGLEMIINRDYPLGDGCISFGQVVYGGSGKE, from the coding sequence ATGCGTACACGTGGTACTATCATCATCCGGGGCATCGTGCAGGGGGTCGGATTTCGCCCCTTCGTCTATGCAATGGCCCGGAAATTCGGGATCACCGGGACCGTCAAGAACCTCGGGAGCGAGGTGGAGATCCACGCATGTGGGGAGCGGTTCGAGGAGTTCCTCGAGGCAGTTTCGAGAGGGACGCCCTTATCCCGCATAGATTTCATAGATGTCCAGGATCTGCGCGGCTGTCAGACCGAAGGGTTTACCATCCTCGAGAGCGGCTCCGGGAGCCTCTCGGGATTCATCCCCGCCGACGTCGCGACCTGCGACGACTGCATCGCCGATATCTTCACGTCGGGCGGCCGTTACGAGGGTTACTGGGCCACGTCCTGCGTCAACTGCGGCCCGCGGTACAGCATCATCACCGCGATCCCCTACGACCGGGAGCGGACGTCGATGGTGGAGTTCCCGACCTGCCCCGACTGCGAGAGTGAGTACACGGACCCCTCCTGCCGGCGGCACCACGCCCAGACGATCGCCTGCGCCGCCTGCGGCCCCCGCCTCGCCCTCTACCGGGCCGACGGGACACCGGTTGCGGCGGCGGACCCGGTCCGGGAGGCGGCAGCCCTCCTTGACGGAGGAGCGATCGTCGCCATCAGGGGGATCGGAGGATTTCACATCGCCTGCACCGAGGAGGCGGCCCCCGAACTGAAACGCCGCCTGGGCCGGACGGAGCAGCCCCTCGCGGTGATGGCGACCGCAGGCGAGGTGGAACGGATCGCGGTCGTATCAGACGAGGAGCGGGAGGTTCTCCGCTCCCTTGAGAGGCCGATCGTGGTGCTTGAGAAGAAAGACCACGCATCGCACCCGGGCATCTCAAACCTCCACACCATCGGGTGCATGCTCCCCTACACCGGGCTGCACCACCTCCTCTTTGCACGCCTCGCCCACCCGCTCCTGGTCATGACGAGCGCGAACCTGCCGGGCTACCCGATGATCACCGATCTATCGGTCGCCCTCGGCAGGCTCTCCGGAGAGGTCGACTACATCCTCACCCACGACCGCCGGATCGTCAACCGGTGCGACGACTCCGTCGTGCGGGACGGCTACATCATCAGACTCTCGCGTGGCTTCGCCCCGAAGCGGGCGGCGATCGATCTCGGGGATGCCTGCATCCTCGGCGTCGGGCCGGAACTGAACGCGAACGTCTCCGTCTACCGGAACGGGTTCTGCATCACCTCGCCCCACGTGGGAAACGTCAGAAACCCCCAGACCCTCGCCTACCTGCAGGAGACGACGGAGAAGATCGGGGGGCTCGTCGGGGCGCGATACGACGTGATCGTCCACGACCTCCACCCGCAGTTCCTCTCGACCCGCTACGCGAAAGAGATCGCCGAAGCGGCCGGGGCGGAACTCCTCGCCGTCCAGCACCACCGGGCGCACATCGCCGCCGCGACCCGCGAGGAGTGCGTCGGGATCGCGATCGACGGCGTGGGCTACGGCGACGACGGGACCATCTGGGGCGGGGAGGTCTTTGCCGGGCGGGTCCCACACCTCGACCGGGTCGCCCACCTCGAGGTCGTCCCGATGCCCGGGGGCGACCTCGCCACCCGGTTCCCGGAGCGGATGCTCTACGGTATCCTCCCGACCTCAGGGGTCCGCGACCTCCTTGCGTCGCGGGGATGGAGCGAGATCGAACTTGCGGTTCTTTCAAGGCAGGTGGAGCGGGGCCTGAACGTCGCCGCGACCTCGAGCACCGGGAGGGTCCTCGACGCCGCCGCGGCCCTCCTCGGGATCTGCCGGGAGCGGACCTACGACGGCGAGCCGGCGATGAAGCTCGAGTCGGCGGCTTATGCCGGGCGGGCGTCGGCCTGGGACCTGGTCTTTTCGCGCAACGACGGCCGCGAGGTCCTCTCGACCCGTTCGCTCCTTGCGGAGGCGTACCGGCGGTCGGCTGTCGGAGAACGGACGAACGACGTCGCCGCGTCGTTCCAGTATAACCTGGCAAGAGGCGTCGCCGCGATGGCCGTCCGGGCAGCGGAGGAGCGGGGGATCCCCCGGGTGGCGCTCTCGGGCGGGGTGGTCTACAACCGGGCGATCCGGGAGACGATCGCCGGTGAGGTCCGTGCCGCCGGGCTTGAGATGATCATCAACCGGGACTACCCGCTCGGCGACGGGTGCATCAGCTTCGGCCAGGTGGTCTACGGGGGGAGCGGGAAGGAGTAA
- a CDS encoding DEAD/DEAH box helicase — protein MKVIVQPQKGTYKLLFVEGGRVEASGFVELTGTPKGQRPKNFKMRRRGKPLKPTPTRDLIGLLRRSSVQLAGRSPEFESFLADLQIQVSKIDICRLCQLEDRFVPVDKATGVRYGGEWICMDCAKREMRRELGYMGRFGGSVLVHLEKLLAQARDLDRVLASVGPEKPDRSRTLFDRLEAHEVQKTAHITELPLPPAFAKAAGVEYLMPVQQFAVQNGLLEGQHLLVVSATASGKTFIGEMAGMKNFLEGRGRMLFLVPLVALANQKYQRFRDRYGHLVRVTLQTGVSRLNLPETRPAGDRDVNAPVVVGTYEGIDHALRTGRTLKDIGTVVIDEIQMLEDPERGHRLDGLIARLKHVAPDAQFLYLSATIGVPGLLAEKLRANLVRYADRPVPLERHLLFVERSKKINFIKQMAAEEFKVRSSKGYRGQTIVFTNSRARCHVIADAVGKNAAPYHAGLTAQERRDVERRFANGEIATVVTTAALAAGVDFPASQVIFDALAMGIQWLTVQEFHQMMGRAGRPDFHDLGRVVILAEPGGSYSRTSGKTEEEVAVGLLRGDMEEVAPEYDMEQSTEEFVANAVVCGGDEQQIIRMTHAMVGTLEPALPTLLDYKLVKRRAGRIELTDMARVMAEHFIGAERLIEILDLVKRVDDAAEIVAELECAATEEPQGR, from the coding sequence ATGAAGGTTATTGTCCAGCCCCAGAAGGGGACCTATAAGCTGCTGTTTGTCGAGGGCGGCCGCGTCGAAGCTTCCGGATTCGTGGAGCTGACCGGGACCCCGAAGGGCCAGCGGCCCAAAAACTTCAAGATGCGCAGGAGGGGCAAACCCCTCAAACCCACCCCGACGCGGGATCTGATAGGGCTGCTGCGCCGATCCTCGGTCCAATTGGCGGGCAGGAGCCCGGAGTTCGAGTCGTTCCTTGCCGACCTCCAGATCCAGGTATCGAAGATCGATATCTGCCGGCTCTGCCAGCTCGAGGACCGGTTCGTCCCCGTCGATAAGGCGACCGGGGTCCGCTACGGCGGCGAATGGATCTGCATGGACTGCGCGAAGCGCGAAATGCGCCGGGAACTTGGCTATATGGGCCGGTTCGGCGGCTCCGTGCTCGTCCACCTCGAGAAACTCCTCGCCCAGGCTCGGGACCTCGACCGGGTCCTCGCCTCGGTGGGGCCGGAGAAACCCGACCGGTCGCGGACCCTCTTTGACCGGCTCGAGGCGCACGAAGTCCAGAAGACCGCCCATATCACCGAGCTCCCGCTCCCTCCGGCGTTCGCGAAGGCCGCGGGAGTCGAGTATCTGATGCCCGTCCAGCAGTTCGCCGTCCAGAACGGGCTCCTTGAGGGGCAGCATCTCCTCGTCGTCTCCGCCACCGCGAGCGGCAAGACCTTCATCGGGGAGATGGCAGGGATGAAGAACTTCCTCGAAGGGCGGGGGAGGATGCTCTTCCTGGTCCCGCTCGTCGCGCTCGCGAACCAGAAGTACCAGCGGTTCCGCGACCGTTACGGCCACCTGGTCCGGGTCACCCTGCAGACAGGGGTGAGCCGCCTCAACCTTCCCGAGACCCGGCCGGCGGGTGACCGCGATGTCAACGCTCCCGTCGTAGTGGGGACCTACGAGGGGATCGACCACGCCCTCCGGACCGGACGGACCTTGAAAGACATCGGGACCGTCGTGATCGACGAGATCCAGATGCTCGAGGACCCCGAGCGGGGCCACCGCCTCGACGGGCTGATCGCCCGGCTCAAGCACGTCGCCCCCGATGCCCAGTTTCTCTACCTCTCGGCCACGATCGGGGTGCCGGGGCTGCTTGCAGAGAAACTCCGGGCGAACCTCGTCCGCTATGCCGACCGTCCGGTCCCGCTCGAGCGCCACCTCCTCTTCGTCGAACGGTCGAAAAAGATCAACTTCATCAAGCAGATGGCCGCCGAGGAGTTCAAGGTGCGGTCGTCAAAAGGCTACCGGGGCCAGACGATCGTCTTCACGAACTCGCGGGCCCGCTGCCACGTCATCGCCGACGCCGTCGGCAAGAACGCCGCCCCCTACCACGCGGGGCTGACCGCCCAGGAGCGCCGCGACGTCGAGCGGCGGTTCGCGAACGGCGAGATCGCGACTGTGGTGACGACCGCGGCACTCGCTGCCGGCGTCGACTTCCCGGCCTCCCAGGTGATCTTCGACGCCCTCGCGATGGGCATCCAGTGGCTCACCGTCCAGGAGTTCCACCAGATGATGGGCCGGGCAGGCCGGCCCGACTTCCACGACCTCGGTCGGGTCGTCATCCTCGCGGAGCCCGGTGGGTCCTACTCCCGGACGTCCGGGAAGACCGAGGAGGAGGTCGCCGTCGGCCTCCTGCGAGGCGATATGGAGGAGGTGGCTCCCGAGTACGATATGGAGCAGAGCACGGAGGAGTTCGTCGCGAACGCTGTCGTCTGCGGCGGCGACGAGCAGCAGATCATCCGCATGACGCACGCGATGGTCGGGACGCTCGAGCCCGCCCTCCCCACTCTCCTCGACTACAAACTGGTCAAGCGGCGGGCGGGCCGGATCGAACTGACCGACATGGCCCGGGTGATGGCCGAGCATTTCATCGGCGCCGAACGCCTGATCGAGATCCTGGACCTGGTCAAGCGGGTGGACGATGCGGCCGAGATCGTCGCGGAACTCGAGTGCGCTGCAACCGAGGAGCCGCAGGGGCGTTAG
- a CDS encoding MFS transporter, with product MNTPKRIYNVLFISVFATMLGLGVVSPLLPIYAENLGATGIWLGIIFSAFALSRSAFMPVIGRISDRRGRKRIILIGMFAYAVFSLAYVVADSVYSLTTVRFAHGIASAMVVPIAMAYVADFSEKGKEGSRMGNFSISMFLGMGVGPLVGGFLNDTLGMDSVFYAMAGLSALATLLVAVSLPEARSGSLARPTASPAPMREILTLPVMRGVMIFTLISALGRGGMMVFIPVFAPLLAISPFEVGIVLSANTFLMALLQVPVGRITDTGNKVALIVAGSTIAALAIIAIPLSGSFGPLLVVTSIVGVGGAIQQPAIMALTVDAGRTIGMGTSMGAYNTVFGIGMIVAPLIGGIFMDFIGIDAVFYVGGAISLLGTAVFAVMMQKSAGKTTVGEAPGPG from the coding sequence ATGAATACCCCAAAACGAATCTATAACGTCTTATTCATCTCCGTCTTCGCCACGATGCTCGGGCTCGGCGTCGTGAGCCCGCTCCTGCCCATCTACGCGGAGAACCTCGGTGCGACCGGCATCTGGCTCGGCATCATCTTCTCGGCGTTTGCGCTCTCCCGGTCGGCCTTCATGCCCGTCATCGGGAGGATATCGGACCGCCGGGGGAGGAAGCGGATCATCCTCATCGGCATGTTCGCTTACGCCGTCTTCTCGCTCGCCTACGTCGTCGCCGACAGCGTCTATTCCCTCACGACCGTCCGCTTCGCCCACGGAATAGCTTCGGCCATGGTCGTCCCGATAGCCATGGCCTACGTCGCGGACTTCTCGGAGAAAGGGAAGGAGGGGAGCCGGATGGGGAACTTCTCCATCTCGATGTTCCTCGGGATGGGAGTAGGGCCGCTCGTCGGCGGGTTCCTGAACGATACGCTCGGCATGGACTCGGTCTTCTATGCCATGGCCGGCCTCTCGGCGCTCGCCACGCTCCTCGTCGCCGTCTCGCTGCCCGAGGCCAGATCGGGATCGCTCGCCCGCCCGACCGCTTCCCCGGCCCCGATGCGGGAGATCCTCACGCTGCCGGTCATGCGGGGGGTCATGATCTTCACCCTCATCAGCGCCCTCGGCCGCGGGGGCATGATGGTCTTCATCCCGGTCTTCGCTCCGCTGTTAGCGATCAGCCCCTTTGAGGTGGGGATCGTCCTCTCCGCAAACACCTTCCTGATGGCGCTCCTCCAGGTGCCGGTGGGGAGGATCACCGACACGGGAAATAAGGTCGCCCTGATCGTCGCGGGATCGACGATAGCAGCCCTGGCGATCATAGCAATCCCCCTCTCGGGATCGTTTGGCCCCCTGCTCGTGGTCACGTCCATCGTCGGTGTCGGGGGTGCCATCCAGCAGCCGGCGATCATGGCCCTGACGGTCGATGCGGGCCGGACTATCGGGATGGGGACCTCGATGGGCGCCTACAACACGGTCTTCGGGATCGGGATGATCGTAGCGCCGCTGATCGGTGGCATCTTCATGGACTTCATCGGTATCGACGCCGTCTTCTATGTCGGCGGGGCGATAAGCCTCCTCGGGACCGCAGTCTTTGCGGTGATGATGCAGAAGAGTGCCGGCAAAACCACCGTCGGCGAGGCTCCGGGGCCCGGATAA
- a CDS encoding DUF7839 domain-containing protein: MTGLSDDPLYVILRSKREATRFQILVEIAEHQPAIRQQEVAAKLGVTPQAVSEYIREMVDEGLVMAQGRGRYEVTKNGIEWVLRHAEALEAYARHVNRDIIRQVAVWTAVARDDIAKGDTVGVFMRAGWLYATKETEQSATGLATMDAAAGEDVGVAHLSGIIEHAEGLVHVCKVPRVERGGSRQVRADLLREAVRDAEMVAAVGLESYVALKKANIEPDMFFGSREGVIEAAFHGRECAILIVDEEFTDFLKRLETVGLTYTIHDLIAP; encoded by the coding sequence TTGACCGGCCTCAGTGACGATCCGCTCTACGTGATCCTGCGCAGCAAACGCGAAGCCACGCGATTCCAGATCCTCGTCGAGATCGCCGAGCACCAGCCGGCGATCCGCCAGCAGGAGGTCGCCGCGAAACTCGGCGTGACCCCCCAGGCCGTCTCCGAGTACATCCGCGAGATGGTGGACGAAGGACTGGTCATGGCCCAGGGCCGGGGCCGGTACGAGGTGACGAAGAACGGGATCGAGTGGGTCCTGCGGCACGCAGAGGCTCTCGAGGCCTATGCCCGCCACGTCAACCGCGACATCATCCGGCAGGTCGCGGTCTGGACGGCCGTCGCCCGGGACGATATCGCGAAGGGGGATACCGTCGGCGTCTTCATGCGGGCCGGTTGGCTCTACGCGACGAAAGAGACGGAGCAGAGCGCCACGGGCCTCGCGACCATGGATGCGGCGGCCGGAGAGGACGTCGGCGTGGCTCACCTGAGCGGGATCATCGAGCACGCGGAGGGGCTTGTCCACGTCTGCAAGGTACCGCGGGTGGAGCGGGGCGGGTCCCGCCAGGTCCGGGCGGACCTCCTCAGAGAGGCCGTCCGGGACGCGGAGATGGTGGCCGCGGTGGGTCTTGAATCCTACGTGGCCCTCAAAAAGGCAAATATCGAACCTGATATGTTCTTTGGCTCCCGCGAGGGCGTTATCGAAGCGGCGTTCCACGGCCGGGAGTGCGCAATCCTTATCGTTGATGAGGAGTTTACCGATTTTCTCAAGCGACTGGAGACGGTGGGGCTCACCTACACGATCCACGACCTGATAGCACCATGA